The following is a genomic window from Episyrphus balteatus chromosome 1, idEpiBalt1.1, whole genome shotgun sequence.
AATAAATTATGAAAAGTATGAAACGAAATTTAACATAtataaatagaacaaaaaaatctggAACGAACAATTTCGATATGCTTTTCACCTCTAGCGAAAAATTTGAGATGTTTTTAATGAGAATAAATTATGAAAAGTATGAAACGAAATTTAACATATATAAATACAGTGGACtttcgctaacttgaacataccataacttgaacaatccaataaaTTGAACATCCTATTTTGCtgaacttttttattgctgactctataagttgaatattttaaatattcgaAGCTCTTtaagttgaacaaataaattgtatttcaacAGAAGTTTGAATTTCCTCAATATAGGATACTACTTTTGTAATCGTGTTGTGtgtcatttacattaatttataataacaaattgaattcatacaaaacgaaaacttttttatatgttccagtaacttgaacaatccaataacttgaacaggCCTGGTTTCGTAtgtgttcaagttagcgagattCCACTGTAGCACAAAAAAATCTGGAACGAACAATTTCGATAtgcttttcacttttttcagtATGCTGCTGTACTAGTCTAAAACTCCAGATTATATGAAGAGTTTATACTCATTTTGTCCACTTgctttttactgtcctgtgtccctcttctataatttttatcactggcgatacaattttttaatgactttaaaatccatttgatctcatcataataaaaaaaaaatttattcaaaatcatACACATATAAatcttgaatttgaaaaaaacttctcTATTAAGCATTTTCgctgtcgactttggagactttgtcgtttcgcttcagctagGTGCTAGACATTAGAAAATCTATTATTGTTATTGTTCTTTattgtgtataaaaataaaagtcaagAAGTTGTTCGTTCGTTTTGCAGCGTTTACAGCGTTGGCGCAAGAGACAAAAGTCATGaactagtttttgaaatttgtagatttagattttttttttattatttgataaaGTATTTTCAGAGCCGTTAACAAGTTATGAcagaacatacatacatagataCATACCATTCACACcgaataaataggtatacaatTATTATATGTTTTATTATGATCTATAAAAGAATAACCtaattattaaaatacaaaCAATTGAAAATCTCACATGAGAAACCTTTCGCTTTAAGCCTATAGAGCTTATAGAGATTTTTTATCAATACTTTGTGAGCTGAAACATACTGCACTGCAATACGCTGCTGACAGCATTTTGACGACCTAtctgaacataaaaaaaataaatataaaatatcaacTAATATAATAGCActtgcaaaataacaaacaatgaAGGTttgatataataaataaatctaaAACCGAATTTGTTGGGAATTCAAAATGCGCCCCTGTAGTTCTTTGCTTGCAAATTTTGcatattgtttttgaaacaaaaatcgtGAAATTATTCCATCTCtcaaatattataaattaataaaaataaaaaaaaaaaaaaatcaacaaaaaaaatcatttaccaTTCaacatttatttccaaaattttattttgattacaaCACAGATATGTTAACGAAGCAATCAAATCAAGAGCATATTGTACCACAAAACTACTACACCTAGTGACACACATTCCTCGACTGCCAGATTATTACTGCAGGTGGACAAAGTGCCATTTATtaactgtaaataaaaaaattaattttaacttaatcacaaaaaataaaattcacaattAAACTTACTAATTTCACCAATAGTTTCAACATCTCCATCAGTTGGAGCTTGTTCGATAACTTTATCAGCTTCTTCTTGGGCAATAAGGAATGGTGAGTCAGGAACAGATGTATTGGCGCTATAATCGAAAAGTAAACAGAAATTAAATAACTGAATCGAGAATACTTTCATATCAACTATTACCATGAAATTGAACCACCATCTAGATCCTTCTTGATTAAACCAACCCAGAATTTGTGAGTTTCATTGATAATGTTGGTAGCAAAACTAGCATTCTTTGCTTCACCATTAAATGCAAACTGATTTTCTGGTTTACCATCGGGAATCTTGTAGATTTTGAACCATTCGACGGTGGCACGCAAAAGTCCGGGGAAGAATTTATCAACATCACCGACATCGCTCATTTGATCGGCCAGCGGATCATTGACATCGATGGCAATGACTTTCCAATCGGTTTCACCCTCATCAATGAGAGCAACTGTACCGAGCACCTTAACTTGCATTACTTCACCGCGCTTTGCTACTCGGGAACCAATTTCAATAACATCAATTGGGTCATTGTCTCCCTTGCAGCTTGTGGATGGTTCAATGTGGTCGGGATTCTCCCAGGTTTGTGGCAAAGCTCCATAATTCCAGATGTAACCGTGATGGGGGAAGCAGTTGGCAACAAAACGAAGCTTTCCCTTTTTCACATCTTGCTTGATGGGATTCAATGGGTTCTTCAAGCTGATCTGTTAATAAAGGTTACAAAAGAATATAGTCACAACTTTATAATAGCGTGTTTATTATCAAAATTGTCTTGTGTAATGTTGACGCAAACATTTCACCCCACACAAAGAGTGTTTGATAATAcgttgtaataataaaatttattgtctTTTGTTTAATTACCTCCATTTTAGCATTTGTCCATCGTGGCACTTCAACTACCATGTTGTATATAGTCTTAGCCTCATCAGCAAACAATGGAATGTCGTGAA
Proteins encoded in this region:
- the LOC129905892 gene encoding inorganic pyrophosphatase, whose protein sequence is MALTSFIRPVLVQVVHSTNIRAAYFAKTVSVSSKSTSLALALNSSFYSTSASKMSAKYTTVEKGAPNSTNYSIYFKNEAGNAISPLHDIPLFADEAKTIYNMVVEVPRWTNAKMEISLKNPLNPIKQDVKKGKLRFVANCFPHHGYIWNYGALPQTWENPDHIEPSTSCKGDNDPIDVIEIGSRVAKRGEVMQVKVLGTVALIDEGETDWKVIAIDVNDPLADQMSDVGDVDKFFPGLLRATVEWFKIYKIPDGKPENQFAFNGEAKNASFATNIINETHKFWVGLIKKDLDGGSISCANTSVPDSPFLIAQEEADKVIEQAPTDGDVETIGEIINKWHFVHLQ